From Novosphingobium decolorationis, one genomic window encodes:
- the rho gene encoding transcription termination factor Rho: MHLKELKKKTPAELVAMAEEMGVEGASTMRRQDLMFGILKEVAEDGEEIMGLGTIEVLPDGFGFLRSPEANYLAGPDDIYVSPNQVRKWGLRTGDTVEGEIRAPRDGERYFAITKLTKVNFDDPDVVRHRVNFDNLTPLYPEQRLQLDTLDPTVKDKSARVIDLISPQGKGQRALIVAPPRTGKTVLLQNMAKAITDNHPEVFLLVLLVDERPEEVTDMQRSVNGEVISSTFDEPAQRHVQVAEMVIEKAKRLVEHKRDVVILLDSITRLGRAYNTVVPSSGKVLTGGVDANALQRPKRFFGAARNIEEGGSLSIIATALIDTGSRMDEVIFEEFKGTGNSEIVLDRKVADKRIFPALDVGKSGTRKEELLVPKDQLSKMWLLRRILMQMGTVDAMEFLLDKMKDSKTNEDFFATMNQ, from the coding sequence ATGCACCTGAAAGAACTCAAGAAGAAGACGCCGGCCGAACTGGTCGCCATGGCCGAGGAAATGGGCGTCGAAGGCGCTTCCACGATGCGCCGCCAGGATCTCATGTTCGGGATTCTCAAGGAAGTCGCCGAGGACGGCGAAGAAATCATGGGCCTTGGCACTATCGAGGTGCTGCCCGATGGCTTCGGCTTCCTGCGCAGCCCCGAGGCGAATTACCTTGCCGGGCCCGACGACATCTATGTCTCGCCCAACCAGGTCCGCAAGTGGGGCCTGCGCACGGGCGACACCGTCGAAGGCGAAATCCGCGCCCCGCGCGACGGAGAGCGCTACTTCGCGATCACCAAGCTGACCAAGGTCAACTTCGACGATCCCGACGTCGTGCGCCACCGCGTCAACTTCGACAACCTGACCCCGCTCTATCCCGAACAGCGCCTGCAGCTCGACACCCTCGACCCCACGGTCAAGGACAAGTCGGCGCGCGTGATCGATCTCATCAGCCCGCAGGGCAAGGGCCAGCGCGCGCTGATCGTCGCGCCGCCGCGCACGGGTAAGACCGTGCTGCTGCAGAACATGGCCAAGGCCATCACCGACAACCACCCCGAGGTGTTCCTGCTCGTCCTCCTGGTCGACGAACGTCCCGAGGAAGTCACCGACATGCAGCGCTCGGTGAACGGCGAGGTGATCTCCTCGACCTTCGACGAACCGGCCCAGCGTCATGTGCAAGTTGCTGAAATGGTTATCGAAAAGGCAAAGCGACTGGTCGAGCACAAGCGCGACGTGGTCATCCTCCTGGACTCGATCACGCGTCTGGGCCGCGCCTACAACACCGTGGTTCCCAGCTCCGGCAAGGTGCTCACCGGTGGTGTCGATGCCAACGCCCTGCAGCGTCCCAAGCGCTTCTTCGGTGCCGCGCGCAACATCGAGGAGGGCGGCTCGCTCTCGATCATCGCGACCGCGCTTATCGACACCGGCAGCCGCATGGACGAGGTCATCTTCGAAGAGTTCAAGGGCACCGGCAACTCGGAAATCGTCCTGGATCGCAAGGTTGCCGACAAGCGCATCTTCCCGGCGCTTGACGTGGGCAAGTCGGGCACCCGCAAGGAAGAGCTGCTGGTTCCCAAGGACCAGCTCTCCAAGATGTGGCTGCTGCGCCGTATCCTGATGCAGATGGGCACGGTCGATGCGATGGAATTCCTGCTCGACAAGATGAAGGATTCCAAGACCAACGAGGACTTCTTCGCCACGATGAACCAGTAA
- the hemE gene encoding uroporphyrinogen decarboxylase: protein MPGLLLDTLRGSNTEERPIWLMRQAGRYLPEYRELRAEKGGFLALVYDTDAAAEITMQPIRRFGFDGAILFSDILIVPFAMGQDLTFVAGEGPRLSPRLVDSALSALEAVPERLAPIYDTVRKVRAQLDPTKTMLGFAGSPWTVATYMVAGEGSRDQAETRALAYRDPEGFQAIVEGITEVTVDYLSGQIEAGAEAIQLFDSWSGTLSPSQFERWVIAPNARIVKELRARHPETPIIGFPKGAGEKLPAYARESGVDAVGVDETIDPVWAARELPAGMPVQGNFDPLLVLAGGDELESEARRVLDAFADRPHVFNLGHGIGQHTPIAHVERLLSTVRAWRRA, encoded by the coding sequence ATGCCTGGTCTCCTTCTCGACACTCTGCGCGGCTCGAACACCGAGGAACGCCCGATCTGGCTGATGCGCCAGGCCGGCCGCTATCTCCCGGAATACCGCGAGTTGCGGGCCGAAAAGGGCGGCTTCCTGGCGCTGGTTTATGACACCGATGCCGCCGCCGAGATCACGATGCAGCCGATCCGCCGTTTCGGGTTCGATGGCGCGATCCTGTTTTCCGACATTCTGATCGTACCGTTTGCGATGGGACAGGACCTCACCTTCGTGGCAGGTGAGGGTCCCAGGCTTTCTCCACGCCTTGTGGATAGTGCCCTGAGCGCCCTGGAAGCGGTCCCTGAGCGTCTGGCGCCTATCTACGATACCGTGCGCAAGGTTCGGGCCCAGCTTGACCCTACCAAGACGATGCTCGGCTTCGCCGGGTCTCCCTGGACCGTGGCTACCTATATGGTCGCGGGTGAGGGGAGTCGGGACCAGGCAGAGACACGCGCGCTGGCCTATCGCGATCCCGAGGGCTTTCAGGCTATCGTGGAGGGTATAACCGAGGTCACCGTCGACTATCTCTCCGGGCAGATCGAGGCCGGAGCCGAAGCGATCCAGCTTTTCGACTCCTGGTCGGGGACTCTTTCCCCGTCGCAGTTCGAACGCTGGGTCATCGCGCCCAATGCACGCATCGTGAAGGAACTGCGCGCCCGCCATCCCGAGACACCTATCATCGGTTTTCCCAAGGGCGCGGGCGAGAAGCTGCCCGCCTATGCCCGCGAGAGCGGCGTCGACGCAGTCGGCGTGGATGAAACCATCGACCCGGTCTGGGCCGCGCGCGAACTGCCTGCCGGAATGCCGGTGCAGGGCAATTTCGATCCCCTCCTCGTGCTGGCGGGCGGAGACGAGCTGGAATCCGAGGCCCGGCGCGTTCTCGATGCCTTCGCGGACCGTCCCCATGTCTTCAATCTCGGACATGGAATCGGCCAGCATACCCCGATCGCGCACGTCGAGCGCCTTCTTTCCACCGTCCGGGCCTGGCGCCGCGCCTGA
- a CDS encoding quinone oxidoreductase family protein has translation MTTGYRMIVAEHGGPEKVSRETFEVPSPGPGELLIETEAVGLNFIDTYFRKGLYPDALPIVLGSESVGSIVALGDGVEGFALGERVGLTSNGGAYATHRIVPANKAIRVPSSIDPKVAAAVLLKGLTACYLAEDTFPAKSGDIALVHAAAGGVGSLLVPWLTDKGVTVIAHCGSAEKAAQVPVPDGYSLHGDFATLADQVREITNGKMCDVVYDGVGAASWEASLACLRSRGLMVSFGNASGAVPPVAMLDLMNGGGGSLYATRPTLAHYIATPEARNASAAKLFDRIANGVLDVKIGQTFALEDAADAHRALESRATTGSTVLIP, from the coding sequence ATGACTACCGGATACCGCATGATTGTCGCCGAGCACGGTGGCCCCGAAAAGGTTTCACGTGAAACATTCGAGGTCCCCTCCCCTGGTCCGGGCGAACTGCTGATCGAAACCGAGGCTGTCGGCCTCAATTTCATCGACACCTACTTTCGCAAGGGACTCTATCCCGATGCCCTGCCGATCGTGCTGGGATCGGAGAGCGTGGGCTCCATCGTGGCTCTGGGCGACGGTGTCGAGGGCTTCGCCCTTGGCGAGCGTGTGGGCCTGACGAGCAACGGTGGGGCCTATGCAACACACCGCATCGTGCCCGCCAACAAGGCCATCCGCGTGCCCTCCTCGATCGATCCCAAGGTCGCTGCCGCTGTCCTGCTCAAGGGTCTGACCGCCTGCTATCTGGCCGAGGACACCTTCCCCGCCAAGTCAGGCGACATCGCCCTCGTCCATGCTGCGGCGGGCGGCGTGGGATCGCTGCTCGTGCCCTGGCTGACCGACAAGGGCGTCACCGTCATCGCGCACTGCGGCAGCGCAGAGAAGGCCGCGCAGGTCCCCGTACCGGATGGCTACTCCCTGCATGGCGATTTCGCCACGCTCGCTGATCAGGTCCGCGAGATCACGAATGGCAAGATGTGTGATGTGGTCTACGATGGCGTGGGGGCCGCAAGCTGGGAGGCCTCGCTCGCCTGCCTGCGCAGCCGCGGCCTCATGGTGAGCTTCGGCAACGCCTCAGGCGCCGTCCCGCCCGTCGCCATGCTCGACCTGATGAACGGCGGCGGGGGATCCCTCTACGCCACGCGCCCTACCCTCGCCCACTACATCGCTACGCCCGAGGCGCGTAACGCTAGCGCTGCGAAGCTGTTTGACCGTATCGCGAATGGTGTTCTCGATGTGAAGATCGGTCAGACGTTCGCGCTTGAAGATGCGGCCGATGCGCACCGGGCGCTTGAGAGTCGGGCGACGACCGGTTCGACGGTGCTTATTCCCTGA
- a CDS encoding pyruvate, water dikinase regulatory protein, producing MARFHLHLLSDSTGETLEMIAKAALAQFDDTEVLRHFWPMVRSQQHLDRIMGEISTNPGLVFYTLVNENTRSRLEETCQKLGLPAIAVLDGVTDALEALLGQEAKGRPGRQHRLDDAYFARVDAIQFTIAHDDGIAWEDWEEADIVLAGVSRTSKTPTSIYLANRGFKVANIPIVPESPPPPSLYGLKRPLVVGLTTAPERLIQVRRNRLLSLSQSPDTDYVQSEKVESEVKYARRMFADNSWPVIDVTRRSIEETAAAVINLHNERKAAGRTGQVGPKPI from the coding sequence ATGGCGCGTTTTCACCTCCATCTTCTTTCGGATTCCACGGGCGAAACGCTCGAGATGATCGCCAAGGCGGCGCTCGCGCAGTTCGACGATACCGAAGTGCTGCGGCACTTCTGGCCGATGGTCCGTTCGCAGCAGCACCTCGACCGGATCATGGGGGAGATTTCCACAAACCCCGGGCTCGTCTTCTATACCCTCGTCAACGAGAACACGCGCAGCCGCCTGGAAGAGACCTGCCAGAAGCTGGGCCTGCCCGCGATCGCCGTACTCGACGGGGTGACCGATGCGCTCGAGGCACTTCTGGGCCAGGAAGCCAAGGGCCGTCCGGGCCGCCAGCACCGCCTCGATGACGCCTACTTCGCGCGCGTGGACGCGATTCAATTCACCATCGCGCACGACGACGGCATCGCCTGGGAGGACTGGGAGGAAGCCGACATCGTGCTCGCGGGCGTCTCGCGCACGAGCAAGACGCCGACCTCGATCTACCTTGCCAACCGTGGCTTCAAGGTGGCGAACATTCCCATCGTGCCCGAGAGCCCTCCTCCCCCTTCTCTCTATGGCCTGAAGCGTCCGCTGGTGGTGGGCCTGACGACCGCGCCCGAGCGCCTGATCCAGGTGCGCCGCAACCGTCTTCTTTCGCTCAGCCAGTCGCCCGACACCGACTACGTCCAGAGCGAGAAGGTCGAAAGCGAAGTGAAATATGCCCGGCGTATGTTCGCGGACAATTCCTGGCCGGTGATCGATGTCACCCGCCGTTCGATCGAGGAGACGGCGGCCGCGGTCATCAACCTGCACAACGAACGCAAGGCGGCCGGTCGGACCGGCCAGGTCGGCCCGAAGCCGATCTGA
- the mnmE gene encoding tRNA uridine-5-carboxymethylaminomethyl(34) synthesis GTPase MnmE, with protein sequence MSETIFALSSGAPPAALAVIRISGKEAGKALSALAGALPEPRRASLRTLRVSRETVLDQALVLWFPGPATATGEDLAELHLHGGRAVVRAVEAALAGLEHAGEGQPALSIRPAEPGEFTRRAFANGRIDLAEAEGLADLLSAETELQRRAAIAMAGGALSQQVHAWRDRVLGASAGVEAVLDFSDEDDVAALPTSFYADLASLAEELETWLSRPRAEALREGLRIVLAGPPNAGKSTLFNALVEDEAAITAPLAGTTRDVLIRAVALDGVPFAFIDTAGLRDGTDDAIEAIGVDRARGELERADLVLWLGPEGEGPELAWEIDAQIDREGHDAKAHARHRISAKTGEGLDDLRRDLVSHGRSCLPRPGELALNRRQGELLSQALTGLRGAGVQSDLLILAEELRTARVAFDSLIGRATTEDMLDALFGRFCIGK encoded by the coding sequence ATGTCCGAAACCATCTTCGCCTTATCAAGCGGCGCACCTCCGGCCGCGCTTGCTGTCATCCGCATCAGTGGCAAGGAGGCCGGGAAGGCGCTGAGCGCACTCGCAGGGGCGCTCCCGGAACCGCGACGGGCGAGCCTTCGAACCTTGCGTGTTTCACGTGAAACAGTGCTCGATCAGGCCTTGGTGCTGTGGTTCCCGGGACCCGCGACGGCGACCGGGGAAGATCTTGCCGAACTACATCTGCATGGTGGGCGGGCTGTTGTCCGGGCCGTGGAGGCCGCACTTGCGGGATTGGAGCATGCGGGGGAAGGGCAGCCGGCGCTTTCCATCCGTCCGGCCGAACCCGGTGAATTCACACGTCGTGCCTTTGCCAATGGCCGGATCGATCTGGCCGAAGCCGAGGGCCTTGCAGATCTCCTTTCCGCCGAGACCGAGCTGCAGCGCCGCGCGGCCATCGCAATGGCGGGCGGCGCCTTGTCCCAGCAGGTCCACGCGTGGCGTGATCGGGTCCTGGGCGCTTCCGCCGGTGTGGAGGCGGTTCTTGATTTCAGCGACGAAGACGATGTGGCCGCGCTGCCCACATCGTTCTACGCCGATCTGGCAAGTCTCGCCGAGGAACTTGAGACCTGGCTGTCCCGGCCACGGGCCGAAGCCTTGCGCGAAGGCCTGCGCATCGTTCTGGCCGGACCACCCAACGCGGGCAAGAGCACACTCTTCAATGCGCTCGTGGAGGATGAAGCCGCGATCACGGCACCGCTTGCGGGGACGACCCGTGACGTCCTGATCCGAGCGGTGGCGCTGGACGGCGTTCCTTTTGCCTTCATCGATACCGCTGGCCTGCGGGACGGTACGGACGATGCGATCGAGGCTATTGGCGTGGACCGTGCGCGTGGCGAACTGGAACGGGCTGACCTCGTCCTATGGCTGGGCCCAGAAGGGGAAGGGCCCGAGCTGGCCTGGGAAATTGACGCCCAGATCGACCGGGAAGGGCATGACGCGAAGGCCCACGCCCGCCACCGTATTTCTGCCAAGACAGGGGAGGGGCTTGATGACTTGCGCCGTGATCTGGTTTCACATGGCCGTTCCTGCCTTCCCCGACCGGGTGAGCTTGCGCTCAATCGGCGGCAGGGGGAGTTGCTTTCGCAGGCCCTGACCGGGCTTCGGGGAGCTGGCGTGCAGTCGGATCTTCTCATCCTCGCCGAGGAACTGCGTACGGCGCGGGTCGCCTTCGATTCCCTGATCGGACGTGCGACGACTGAGGACATGCTTGATGCCCTTTTCGGTCGCTTCTGTATCGGGAAGTAG
- a CDS encoding FMN-binding glutamate synthase family protein, giving the protein MKALTGPRYLVPLAVLALTLACAALPSLRWLLVILVPVLGVTLLDFFQNRHALRRNYPLVARVRWLFEDLRPFLRAYIVENEREGRPFTIDQRGLVYARAKGEVSTHPMGTELDVYSDEYEWLGHSITPNEDAPESWHVRVGGEECAKPYSSALLNISAMSFGSLSANAIESLNKGAAIGGFAHDTGEGSISRYHRKHGGDLIWELGSGYFGCRNKDGSFNPELFAQQASDNQVKMVEIKLSQGAKPGHGGVLPGAKVTPEIAEARHVEVGEDCISPAAHPAFSTPIELLEFVAQLRSLSGGKPTGFKLCVGQPHEVMALVKAMLETGITPDFIVIDGAEGGTGAAPQELTDNVGMPLREGLMLMRNALVGTNLKDRVRLAASGKIHSGAGMARAFALGADWCNAARPFMFALGCVQSMKCHTGECPTGVATQVDWRQRGLVVDDKAERVARFQKETLRSLREIVVAMGYRSPWQLNEHDMYQRIDSAKAGPLDEVYSFVAPGQLLDAPDSTHYAHAWKVSAAHTFRRVSSLAASLHP; this is encoded by the coding sequence GTGAAGGCTCTGACGGGTCCGCGCTACCTCGTCCCCCTCGCCGTCCTGGCACTGACATTGGCCTGCGCGGCCCTCCCCTCACTGCGCTGGCTGCTTGTTATCCTCGTTCCGGTTCTGGGTGTGACGCTTCTGGATTTCTTCCAGAACCGGCACGCGCTGCGCCGCAATTACCCGCTCGTGGCCCGGGTGCGGTGGCTCTTCGAAGACCTGCGCCCGTTCCTGCGCGCCTATATCGTGGAGAACGAACGTGAGGGGCGTCCCTTCACCATCGACCAGCGCGGGCTCGTCTACGCCCGCGCCAAGGGCGAAGTTTCGACGCACCCCATGGGAACCGAACTCGACGTCTACTCGGACGAATACGAGTGGCTCGGCCATTCGATCACGCCCAACGAGGACGCACCGGAGAGCTGGCACGTGCGCGTCGGCGGCGAGGAATGCGCCAAGCCCTATTCGAGCGCGCTCCTCAACATCTCGGCGATGAGCTTCGGTTCGCTGTCGGCCAACGCCATCGAATCCCTCAACAAGGGCGCGGCTATCGGGGGCTTCGCCCATGACACGGGCGAAGGCTCGATCAGCCGCTACCACCGCAAGCATGGCGGCGATCTGATATGGGAACTGGGCAGCGGCTACTTCGGCTGTCGGAACAAGGACGGATCGTTCAACCCTGAACTGTTTGCCCAGCAGGCAAGCGACAACCAGGTGAAGATGGTCGAGATCAAGCTGAGCCAGGGCGCCAAGCCCGGCCATGGCGGGGTCCTGCCCGGCGCCAAGGTCACGCCCGAAATTGCCGAGGCCCGCCATGTGGAGGTCGGCGAGGACTGCATCTCTCCGGCCGCCCATCCGGCGTTCTCGACGCCGATCGAGCTCCTGGAATTCGTCGCGCAGCTGCGCAGCCTGTCCGGGGGGAAGCCCACCGGATTCAAGCTCTGCGTGGGCCAGCCCCACGAAGTGATGGCGCTGGTCAAGGCCATGCTGGAGACCGGTATCACGCCCGACTTCATCGTCATTGACGGCGCCGAAGGCGGCACGGGCGCGGCCCCGCAGGAATTGACCGACAATGTCGGAATGCCCCTGCGCGAAGGTCTCATGCTGATGCGCAACGCCCTTGTCGGCACCAATCTCAAAGACCGGGTTCGTCTTGCCGCCTCGGGCAAGATTCACTCCGGTGCGGGCATGGCCCGCGCCTTTGCCCTGGGAGCCGACTGGTGCAACGCCGCCCGCCCCTTCATGTTCGCTCTGGGCTGCGTGCAGTCGATGAAGTGTCACACGGGCGAATGCCCCACAGGTGTTGCCACGCAAGTCGACTGGCGCCAGCGCGGTCTCGTCGTCGACGACAAGGCCGAGCGCGTCGCCCGTTTCCAGAAGGAGACTCTGCGGTCGCTGCGCGAGATCGTGGTTGCCATGGGGTATCGCAGCCCCTGGCAGCTCAACGAGCATGACATGTACCAGCGCATCGACAGCGCCAAGGCCGGACCACTTGACGAGGTTTACAGCTTCGTCGCCCCCGGCCAGCTTCTCGACGCTCCCGACAGCACGCACTACGCGCATGCGTGGAAGGTTTCGGCTGCGCACACGTTCCGCCGCGTCTCCAGCCTGGCGGCCTCCCTACACCCCTGA
- a CDS encoding Maf family protein, with translation MILLASKSASRRAMLEAADIAFTAQPADIDERALEASLGGAPAPEIALALAREKALAVSQANPGELVLGSDSLVVCGDMRFDKPADREAAAAHLRFFSGKVMHLHSAAALARGGEVLWSEAAEARLHVAPLSEAFIETYLAAEWPEVAGCVGVFRIEGRGVQIFEEIAGDYFTILGMPLLKVQAALRRMGVLER, from the coding sequence ATGATCCTGCTTGCATCCAAGAGCGCCTCGCGGCGCGCCATGCTCGAGGCGGCCGATATCGCCTTCACCGCCCAGCCCGCCGATATCGACGAGCGGGCGCTCGAAGCGTCACTTGGCGGGGCCCCTGCCCCCGAAATCGCCCTGGCCCTGGCGCGCGAGAAGGCACTTGCCGTTTCGCAGGCGAACCCGGGCGAACTGGTGCTGGGGAGCGATTCACTCGTGGTGTGCGGCGACATGCGCTTCGACAAGCCGGCCGACCGCGAGGCCGCCGCGGCCCATCTGCGCTTCTTCTCGGGCAAGGTGATGCACCTTCACAGCGCGGCCGCGCTCGCCCGCGGGGGCGAGGTGCTCTGGTCCGAAGCTGCCGAGGCGCGTCTTCATGTCGCCCCTCTCTCCGAGGCCTTCATCGAGACCTATCTTGCGGCCGAGTGGCCCGAAGTGGCCGGGTGTGTCGGCGTGTTTCGCATCGAGGGGCGCGGCGTGCAGATCTTCGAGGAGATCGCGGGCGACTATTTCACGATCCTGGGCATGCCGCTGCTCAAGGTACAGGCGGCACTGCGCCGCATGGGAGTCCTGGAGCGATGA
- a CDS encoding dienelactone hydrolase family protein, which translates to MATNTMIPTLDGTAAIPAYVARPEGTPRGAIIVQQEIFGVNPGIVQKADQWAAKGYLAVAPDSFWRQEPGVELDADKEPEFKKALDLMGGHDFDAGIRDIEAVIHWIRNEAGVPKVALVGFCMGGKIAYQAAARTDIDASVGYYGVGIDEMLNEKHAISNALLLHIPTADGFNPPEVQKAMHEGLDDHPKVTLYDYEGLDHGFAAEMGSRRDEAGAQLADSRTEAFIVEHIG; encoded by the coding sequence ATGGCCACCAACACCATGATTCCCACCCTGGACGGCACCGCCGCGATTCCGGCCTATGTCGCCCGTCCGGAAGGTACTCCGCGTGGGGCCATCATCGTCCAGCAGGAGATCTTCGGCGTGAACCCGGGGATCGTCCAGAAGGCCGACCAGTGGGCCGCCAAGGGCTATCTGGCCGTGGCGCCGGACAGCTTCTGGCGCCAGGAGCCGGGTGTTGAACTCGACGCCGACAAGGAGCCCGAATTCAAGAAGGCGCTCGACCTCATGGGAGGGCACGATTTCGACGCAGGCATCCGCGACATCGAAGCCGTGATTCACTGGATCCGCAACGAGGCCGGTGTCCCCAAGGTCGCCCTCGTCGGCTTCTGCATGGGGGGCAAGATCGCCTACCAGGCCGCCGCGCGCACCGATATCGATGCCTCGGTCGGGTACTATGGCGTGGGGATCGACGAGATGCTGAACGAGAAGCACGCCATCTCGAATGCCCTCCTCCTCCACATTCCGACCGCCGACGGGTTCAATCCGCCCGAAGTGCAGAAGGCCATGCACGAGGGGCTCGACGACCACCCCAAGGTGACTCTCTATGACTACGAGGGGCTCGACCACGGATTTGCCGCCGAGATGGGGTCGCGCCGTGACGAAGCCGGTGCCCAGCTTGCCGACAGCCGCACCGAAGCTTTCATCGTGGAGCACATCGGGTGA
- a CDS encoding CopD family protein: MEQILQTTYLWLKAGHIIFVIFWMAGLFMLPRYFVYHQEAEAGSPEEARWIDREAKLRKIILTPSLIAVWVFGIALATAMHYWSMPWLHAKLLFVVALSAYHGWLVSYGKKLAKGQRGMSGKALRMLNEVPSLVAVVVVILVVVKPF; this comes from the coding sequence ATGGAGCAGATCTTGCAGACCACCTACCTCTGGCTGAAGGCCGGCCACATCATCTTCGTGATCTTCTGGATGGCCGGATTGTTCATGCTGCCGCGCTATTTCGTCTACCATCAGGAGGCCGAAGCCGGCTCGCCCGAAGAGGCGCGCTGGATCGATCGCGAGGCCAAGCTGCGCAAGATCATCCTCACGCCTTCACTCATCGCCGTGTGGGTCTTCGGGATCGCGCTGGCGACGGCCATGCACTACTGGTCCATGCCCTGGCTGCACGCCAAGCTGCTCTTCGTGGTGGCGCTCTCGGCCTATCATGGCTGGCTGGTGAGCTATGGCAAGAAGCTGGCGAAGGGACAGCGCGGGATGAGCGGCAAGGCGCTGCGCATGCTGAACGAGGTGCCCAGCCTCGTGGCGGTCGTCGTGGTGATCCTGGTGGTCGTCAAACCCTTCTGA
- a CDS encoding DUF6489 family protein, whose translation MKVNVEVECSPEEARRFLGLPDVTRANEVYVEAVTNAMKGAGSFDQLQELTKQMAPMGQMGLKLFQQFLESGMSMAMSGAAQGMGEKPKSE comes from the coding sequence ATGAAGGTCAATGTCGAGGTCGAATGTTCACCTGAGGAGGCGCGGCGCTTTCTTGGTCTCCCGGATGTGACCCGTGCGAACGAGGTTTACGTCGAGGCCGTGACCAATGCGATGAAAGGGGCAGGCAGTTTCGATCAGCTCCAGGAGCTGACCAAGCAGATGGCACCGATGGGCCAGATGGGCCTCAAGCTTTTCCAGCAGTTCCTCGAAAGCGGCATGTCCATGGCCATGAGCGGGGCCGCGCAGGGGATGGGCGAGAAGCCGAAATCGGAGTAA
- a CDS encoding YjbE family putative metal transport protein (Members of this highly hydrophobic protein family,regularly are found preceded by the yybP-ykoY manganese riboswitch (see RF00080). A metal cation transport function is proposed.): MLDALVASGSIGGPAEIWQHIVADFANITEPAALAAFGQVLMIDLLLAGDNAIVVGALAAGLPAADRKKVILIGIGAALVLRIVFALAVTWLLGVVGLIFAGGLLLLWVAWKFWRELREDAGQSTGSPEIEGDQHSGLKSAKSFAGAAWAVAVADVSMSLDNVLAVAGAAREHPGILIVGLLLSVVLMGVAANFIARYIERYRWIAYIGLAVILYVACKMIYEGWIDPQLGIVSLV, from the coding sequence ATCCTAGATGCCCTGGTCGCGTCCGGCTCGATTGGCGGGCCGGCCGAGATCTGGCAGCATATCGTGGCGGACTTCGCCAACATCACCGAGCCGGCGGCCCTCGCGGCCTTCGGCCAGGTGCTGATGATCGACCTCCTCCTGGCGGGTGACAACGCAATCGTCGTTGGCGCGCTGGCCGCGGGGCTTCCGGCTGCGGATCGCAAGAAAGTCATCCTGATCGGCATCGGCGCGGCCCTTGTCCTGCGTATCGTCTTCGCGCTCGCGGTGACGTGGCTGTTGGGGGTCGTCGGGCTGATCTTCGCGGGCGGTCTGCTGCTCCTCTGGGTGGCCTGGAAGTTCTGGCGCGAACTGCGTGAGGACGCAGGCCAGTCGACCGGTTCGCCCGAAATCGAGGGCGACCAGCATTCGGGTCTGAAGTCGGCGAAAAGCTTTGCAGGGGCCGCCTGGGCCGTTGCGGTGGCCGACGTCTCGATGAGTCTCGACAACGTGCTCGCCGTGGCAGGCGCCGCGCGCGAGCATCCGGGCATCCTGATTGTCGGCCTGCTGCTCTCGGTCGTGCTGATGGGCGTCGCTGCGAACTTCATCGCTCGCTACATCGAGCGCTACCGCTGGATTGCCTACATCGGGCTTGCAGTCATCCTCTACGTGGCTTGCAAGATGATCTACGAAGGCTGGATCGATCCGCAGTTGGGGATCGTCTCGCTGGTCTGA